In Nonomuraea sp. NBC_00507, the following are encoded in one genomic region:
- a CDS encoding helix-turn-helix domain-containing protein: MSTYERARDALGLRLRELRRDARLNGQQLAEAHGWHRTKVYKIESGKQTPSDADIEAWATTCGAPEQVPELIAALRSLEGMYVEFRRMFRRGMVAQQQTFAEAEAEAQVIRNFESCFVPGLLQTPEYSAYRLREAITSDEAHDDLAAAVAARMARQQILYASGRRFHFVMTEAVLRLRLCPPDVLAGQLEKLAIASTLRTVHLGVIPFEKVYPVAPVHGFWIFDDRWVSVETLTAALTISQPSEVATYLTSFATLAGLAVYGSEARNLIESALRVLAPD, from the coding sequence ATGTCCACCTACGAGAGAGCCCGTGATGCGCTCGGGCTCCGCCTGCGTGAGCTTCGACGAGATGCTCGACTCAATGGCCAGCAACTCGCCGAAGCTCACGGCTGGCACCGCACCAAGGTCTACAAGATCGAGAGTGGCAAACAGACGCCGTCCGACGCCGATATCGAAGCCTGGGCAACCACGTGCGGCGCACCCGAGCAAGTCCCGGAGCTGATCGCTGCACTACGGTCGCTTGAGGGCATGTACGTCGAATTCCGGCGGATGTTCCGCCGCGGAATGGTGGCCCAGCAGCAGACCTTCGCCGAAGCGGAGGCCGAAGCACAGGTGATCCGCAACTTCGAGTCGTGTTTCGTGCCGGGGCTCCTACAGACACCTGAGTACTCGGCTTATCGGCTCCGCGAGGCGATCACGTCGGATGAGGCCCACGATGATCTCGCGGCGGCCGTGGCCGCCCGGATGGCCCGCCAGCAGATCCTGTATGCGTCTGGGCGACGGTTCCACTTTGTGATGACCGAAGCGGTGCTACGCCTTCGGCTATGCCCTCCAGATGTCCTCGCCGGCCAGCTGGAGAAGCTGGCGATCGCCTCCACCCTCCGCACCGTCCACCTCGGCGTGATCCCCTTCGAGAAGGTCTACCCGGTGGCACCCGTCCATGGATTCTGGATCTTCGATGACCGGTGGGTATCGGTAGAGACCCTCACTGCCGCCCTCACGATCAGCCAGCCCTCCGAAGTCGCCACCTACCTCACCTCGTTCGCCACGCTCGCGGGCCTCGCGGTCTACGGCTCCGAAGCCCGCAACCTTATCGAGTCCGCTCTCCGCGTCCTCGCGCCTGACTAA
- a CDS encoding DUF6879 family protein: MRFVPAGQDFAGLVLAFRHTAFRLETREAYNEADEAPILRRFLTGGGLDESYMDDWIEMLTPRIADGQRMERVRVVSKPHSDYTRFGLALARYNVEAGEDIRYLPRHRAAELDLPGHDFWLIDSTTLLILRFGDDDVLLGADLVTDPAVVVKHCYYRDVAQHYAVPWQEYTKQDVHLRESP; the protein is encoded by the coding sequence TTCGCCGGCCTCGTCCTCGCCTTCCGCCACACCGCGTTCCGGCTGGAGACCCGCGAGGCCTACAACGAGGCCGACGAGGCCCCGATCCTCCGCCGGTTTCTGACCGGCGGAGGGCTCGACGAGTCGTACATGGACGACTGGATCGAGATGCTCACCCCGCGGATCGCCGACGGGCAGCGCATGGAACGGGTCCGCGTGGTCAGCAAGCCGCACAGCGACTACACCCGCTTCGGCCTCGCTCTCGCCCGTTACAACGTCGAGGCCGGGGAGGATATCCGCTATCTGCCTCGCCATCGGGCGGCAGAGCTCGACCTGCCGGGCCATGACTTCTGGCTGATCGACTCCACTACGCTGCTCATCCTGAGATTCGGCGACGACGACGTCCTCCTCGGCGCCGACCTCGTCACCGATCCCGCTGTGGTCGTGAAGCACTGCTACTACCGGGACGTGGCCCAGCACTACGCCGTCCCGTGGCAGGAGTACACCAAGCAGGATGTCCACCTACGAGAGAGCCCGTGA